One window from the genome of Paenibacillus azoreducens encodes:
- a CDS encoding AraC family transcriptional regulator: protein MARFNENHVTPAVQGQMDLNLLFFGMEECIPGHTWGPGLRDSYVLHYILSGRGVFRTSETVYELRAGQGFVLVPDTLVHYSADLEDPWTYAWIAFKGLSAKSLLQRAQISSDDPIYTAYGENRFACFYEDLKSAGEDRASDVLSQSILYRILADLIRCSPEKSDSHKPQHSREAYIRKAIEYIEGSYSQKMTVLDIARSVGLDRTYLSSLFKDQFGISLQTFLLEYRMSRAAELLGNPELTVSDVSRSVGYNDPFLFSKMFKKAVGSSPRQYRESMIASKIIR, encoded by the coding sequence ATGGCGCGTTTCAACGAAAACCACGTCACGCCTGCGGTGCAGGGACAGATGGATCTGAATTTGCTGTTTTTCGGCATGGAGGAATGTATACCAGGCCATACATGGGGTCCGGGACTGCGCGACTCGTATGTCCTGCACTACATTCTTAGCGGACGAGGCGTGTTTCGAACAAGCGAGACGGTGTATGAGCTTCGGGCCGGACAAGGTTTTGTCCTTGTCCCGGATACGCTTGTCCATTACAGCGCCGATCTGGAAGACCCATGGACGTATGCGTGGATCGCCTTTAAAGGACTAAGCGCCAAGTCACTGCTGCAGCGGGCACAAATCAGCAGCGATGATCCGATCTATACGGCATATGGCGAAAACCGGTTCGCATGCTTTTATGAGGATCTGAAGTCAGCGGGGGAAGACCGCGCCAGCGACGTGCTTAGCCAGAGCATTCTGTACCGTATTCTTGCCGATCTGATCCGCTGTTCTCCGGAGAAAAGCGACAGCCACAAGCCCCAGCACTCCCGGGAGGCCTACATCCGCAAAGCTATCGAATATATTGAAGGCAGCTACAGCCAAAAGATGACAGTGCTGGACATCGCCCGGTCAGTCGGTTTGGACCGCACTTACCTGTCCAGCCTGTTCAAGGATCAATTCGGGATATCGCTGCAAACCTTTTTGCTCGAATACCGGATGAGCCGGGCGGCCGAGCTGCTGGGAAATCCGGAGCTTACAGTCAGCGATGTTTCGCGTTCCGTTGGATATAACGATCCGTTTCTGTTTTCGAAAATGTTCAAAAAGGCGGTCGGCTCCTCGCCGCGGCAATACCGGGAGAGCATGATTGCTTCCAAGATCATACGGTAG
- a CDS encoding alpha-glucosidase/alpha-galactosidase, whose translation MSKITFIGAGSTVFVKNVLGDVMTTPALQGFELALFDIDAERLQDSERLLNSIKNTLGSTCSIKAYSDRKEALSGAKYVINAIQVGGYDPCTITDFEIPKKYGLRQTIADTLGIGGIFRNLRTIPVMLDFAKDMQEVCPDALFLNYTNPMAVLTNVMNTVGGINTVGLCHSVQVCVPHLFESLGMDPTGVESKIAGINHMAWLLEVKKDGVDLYPEIKRRAAEKQKEKHHDMVRFELMLRFGYYVTESSEHNAEYHPYFIKKNYPDLIEKYNIPLDEYPRRCINQINGWKEMREKIFASENIEHQRSKEYASYIMEAIETNVPYKIGGNVMNTGLITNLPKEACVEVPCLVDRSGISPTYVGDLPPQLAALNRTNINTQLLTIEAAVTGKKEHIYHAAMLDPHTAAELSLDDIVALCDDLIEAHGGWLPEFK comes from the coding sequence ATGTCCAAAATAACGTTTATCGGTGCGGGAAGCACGGTATTTGTCAAAAATGTGCTCGGCGACGTGATGACCACGCCTGCTTTGCAGGGTTTTGAGCTCGCCTTATTCGATATTGACGCAGAGCGTCTGCAGGATTCCGAGCGGCTCTTGAACAGCATCAAAAATACGCTTGGCAGCACTTGTTCCATCAAAGCCTACAGCGACCGCAAAGAGGCGCTTAGTGGCGCCAAATATGTTATCAATGCCATTCAGGTCGGAGGGTATGATCCATGTACCATTACAGACTTTGAAATTCCGAAGAAATACGGTTTGCGCCAAACGATTGCCGACACGCTCGGAATCGGCGGCATTTTCCGGAATCTGCGCACGATTCCCGTGATGCTCGATTTTGCCAAAGACATGCAGGAAGTGTGCCCGGATGCTTTGTTCCTTAACTACACCAACCCGATGGCGGTGCTCACCAATGTGATGAATACGGTAGGGGGCATCAACACTGTCGGCCTTTGCCACAGCGTGCAGGTCTGCGTGCCTCATTTGTTCGAATCGCTGGGGATGGACCCGACCGGAGTCGAATCCAAAATCGCCGGCATCAACCATATGGCGTGGCTGCTGGAAGTGAAGAAGGATGGAGTTGACTTGTATCCGGAAATCAAACGCCGCGCCGCCGAAAAGCAAAAAGAAAAACATCATGACATGGTTCGCTTCGAGTTGATGCTGCGCTTCGGATATTATGTGACGGAGTCCTCCGAGCACAACGCCGAATATCATCCGTATTTCATCAAGAAAAACTATCCTGATTTGATCGAAAAATACAATATTCCGCTGGACGAGTATCCGCGCCGCTGCATTAACCAAATCAACGGCTGGAAGGAAATGCGCGAGAAGATTTTTGCCAGCGAAAACATCGAACATCAGCGTTCCAAAGAATATGCGTCTTACATCATGGAAGCCATCGAAACGAATGTACCGTACAAAATCGGCGGCAACGTGATGAATACCGGCCTGATCACCAACCTGCCGAAGGAAGCCTGCGTCGAAGTGCCTTGCCTTGTGGACCGTTCCGGCATTTCCCCGACTTATGTAGGCGATCTGCCGCCGCAGCTGGCTGCGCTCAACCGGACGAACATCAACACGCAGCTGCTGACTATCGAAGCGGCCGTAACCGGCAAAAAGGAGCATATATATCATGCAGCGATGCTCGATCCGCATACGGCCGCGGAGCTGTCCTTGGACGACATCGTGGCGCTGTGCGACGATTTGATCGAGGCTCACGGCGGTTGGCTGCCTGAATTTAAATAA